A genomic window from Acinetobacter chinensis includes:
- a CDS encoding IS3-like element ISAba14 family transposase (programmed frameshift) → MARRPRRNHSNDFKAKVALAAIKAEKTLAELSAEFDVHQNQIIDWKNQLISASSQAFDQSKAPTEPPIDLKKLHAKIGEQALEIGFFRRCVEETGPLQPQKLIDDSLQISVSKQAKLLKVSRGCYYYRPKPVSASDLKLMRCIDELHMQYPFAGSRMMRDLLNRQGHHIGRRHTRTLMKKMGIQALYCKPNLSQANQAHRKYPYLLKGLAIQRSNQVWSTDITYIPMAKGFVYLCAVIDWHSRKVLAHRVSISMEVDFCISALNEAIEKYGRPEIFNTDQGSQFTSDAFIDVLKSNGIQISMDGKGRWVDNVMVERLWRSVKYEEVYLKAYSSVTDAKKQLSAYFEFYNLKRPHSSLDKMTPNEFYYDQLPQQNKVA, encoded by the exons ATGGCACGTAGACCAAGAAGAAATCATTCAAATGATTTTAAAGCTAAGGTAGCACTTGCTGCGATTAAAGCAGAAAAAACACTTGCTGAATTGAGTGCTGAGTTTGATGTTCATCAAAACCAAATTATTGACTGGAAAAATCAATTGATCTCAGCTTCCTCGCAAGCTTTCGATCAATCAAAAGCTCCAACAGAACCACCCATCGATCTAAAAAAACTACATGCAAAAATCGGTGAGCAGGCATTAGAAATTG GATTTTTTAGAAGGTGTGTTGAAGAAACTGGGCCGCTTCAACCACAAAAGTTAATCGACGACTCACTTCAGATTTCAGTATCTAAGCAAGCTAAGCTGCTGAAAGTCTCCCGTGGTTGTTATTACTATCGCCCAAAACCTGTGAGTGCATCAGATCTGAAGCTGATGCGATGTATTGATGAATTACATATGCAATATCCTTTTGCAGGCAGTCGTATGATGCGTGATTTGTTGAATCGTCAAGGACATCATATAGGACGACGTCATACACGTACTTTAATGAAGAAAATGGGTATTCAGGCGTTATATTGCAAACCAAATTTAAGCCAGGCTAATCAAGCTCACCGTAAATATCCATATCTGCTCAAAGGGTTGGCTATTCAGCGCAGTAATCAAGTGTGGTCTACGGATATAACGTATATCCCTATGGCAAAAGGCTTTGTTTATTTATGTGCTGTGATTGATTGGCATAGCCGCAAGGTACTTGCGCATAGGGTATCGATTAGTATGGAGGTGGATTTTTGTATTTCGGCTTTAAATGAAGCGATTGAAAAATATGGTCGACCTGAAATATTTAATACAGACCAAGGCAGCCAGTTTACCAGTGATGCATTTATTGATGTATTGAAATCAAATGGCATTCAAATCAGTATGGATGGTAAAGGTCGATGGGTAGATAATGTGATGGTTGAACGATTATGGCGGAGCGTTAAATATGAAGAGGTGTATCTCAAAGCTTATAGCAGTGTCACAGATGCGAAAAAGCAATTAAGTGCATATTTTGAGTTTTATAATTTGAAACGACCTCATTCGAGTCTAGACAAAATGACACCAAATGAGTTTTACTATGATCAGCTACCCCAACAAAACAAGGTGGCTTAA
- a CDS encoding restriction endonuclease, which produces MINQKAILEYKISSEEDFLKLFTKYLLEESDKFKKTGVQTRIEKVYIHNDTAMSKTVFGDDDNFTKFCTMTYKDFINRLSQIAFIKPSTLHKAFMSVQETINISEYLNIQTIRKIKSGFSKFLLYNSFTKFGLGYNLISNSIHPTKFTDENGQPHEEVPASDLGIHLDHSLAPLDSYLFEDVFYDSELEKLNITDGEIESVSVFTKIPKNSIKIPVSGGYTYSPDFAYVIKTSKGDYLNFIIETKNVDGKDSLRKEEERKIEHAKELFNKISKEVKVEFKTQFADDVIYDLIKKAIAS; this is translated from the coding sequence ATGATTAACCAAAAAGCGATCCTTGAATATAAAATTAGTAGCGAAGAAGATTTTCTCAAGCTCTTTACTAAGTACCTTCTTGAAGAGTCAGATAAATTCAAAAAAACCGGGGTTCAAACTCGTATCGAGAAAGTTTATATCCATAATGATACGGCAATGTCGAAAACGGTATTTGGTGATGATGATAATTTCACTAAGTTCTGCACTATGACATACAAAGATTTTATTAATCGCTTATCACAAATAGCATTTATCAAACCCTCTACATTGCACAAGGCTTTTATGTCAGTACAAGAGACAATCAATATTTCTGAGTATCTGAATATACAGACGATTAGAAAAATTAAGTCTGGCTTTAGTAAGTTCTTGTTGTATAACTCATTTACAAAATTTGGGCTTGGGTACAATTTGATATCTAATAGTATACACCCAACTAAATTTACAGATGAAAATGGTCAACCTCATGAAGAGGTTCCAGCAAGTGATCTAGGCATTCATTTAGATCATTCCTTAGCACCTTTAGATAGTTATCTATTTGAAGATGTATTTTACGATTCAGAATTGGAAAAATTAAACATTACAGATGGTGAGATTGAGTCCGTATCTGTTTTTACTAAAATTCCTAAAAACTCAATTAAAATCCCTGTATCAGGTGGCTATACCTATTCACCTGATTTTGCTTATGTAATTAAAACAAGCAAAGGTGATTACTTGAATTTCATTATTGAAACAAAAAATGTTGATGGAAAAGATAGCCTTAGAAAAGAAGAGGAGCGCAAGATAGAACATGCTAAAGAGCTCTTTAACAAGATTAGTAAAGAAGTCAAAGTAGAGTTTAAAACTCAATTCGCTGATGACGTAATCTATGACCTTATAAAGAAAGCTATTGCCAGTTAA
- a CDS encoding YagK/YfjJ domain-containing protein — protein MRFIEDKSFSIIDNNKLTIDRVGYLTLDELASIEMYLKELKTEDEKLLRDPYGYKFIFKKYKFFLSRRKNLCAEELEENFPDSKFSPYTNLYLQIAERCKNLGDQEFLITLKEGLDSEVFKKKVVQQRKYTSEYKKEVRNYINGLFEYRSRLLVIRIDLSYRKGLLVTPHNEYGFFKRPSKPGMNTPFTSPTPQKLRFLKDWLLDVQKHRTMLIKQLKRQYSKDFVGYVWKLEYTEEKSFHYHMMFFLDGSKHREDVVIAQNIGELWVSEITQGIGLYWNCNAFKDKYRNPGMGMISHHETFPRDNMLNTAFYLVKKDYFIRSIMFDSKNRAFGKGQIPGKSKSGRPRKK, from the coding sequence ATGCGTTTTATTGAAGATAAGAGCTTTTCTATTATTGATAACAATAAGTTAACTATTGATAGGGTTGGTTATTTAACTCTCGACGAACTTGCCTCGATAGAAATGTATCTAAAAGAATTAAAAACTGAAGATGAAAAATTATTACGAGATCCATACGGATATAAGTTCATTTTTAAAAAATATAAATTTTTTCTATCAAGGCGAAAAAATTTATGTGCTGAAGAGCTAGAAGAAAACTTTCCAGATAGTAAGTTTTCCCCTTACACAAATCTTTATTTACAGATAGCAGAAAGATGTAAAAATCTTGGTGATCAAGAGTTTTTAATAACTCTAAAAGAAGGATTGGATTCTGAGGTCTTTAAGAAAAAAGTTGTTCAGCAGAGAAAGTATACGAGTGAATATAAAAAGGAGGTTCGAAATTATATTAATGGGCTTTTTGAGTATCGCTCAAGGCTGTTAGTAATAAGAATAGATCTAAGCTACCGTAAAGGACTATTAGTAACTCCACACAATGAATATGGCTTTTTTAAGAGGCCATCTAAACCTGGCATGAACACCCCATTTACAAGTCCCACACCACAGAAACTTAGATTTTTAAAAGATTGGTTACTTGATGTTCAAAAACATAGAACCATGTTAATTAAACAACTTAAGAGACAATATTCAAAAGACTTTGTAGGCTATGTATGGAAGCTTGAATACACTGAAGAGAAATCTTTTCATTACCACATGATGTTTTTTCTAGATGGCTCTAAACATAGAGAAGATGTGGTTATAGCTCAAAATATTGGTGAGTTATGGGTCAGTGAAATTACGCAAGGAATAGGCTTATATTGGAATTGCAATGCTTTTAAGGATAAATATAGAAATCCTGGAATGGGCATGATTAGCCATCATGAAACTTTTCCAAGAGATAACATGTTAAATACTGCATTCTATTTGGTAAAAAAAGATTATTTTATTCGGTCTATTATGTTCGACTCAAAGAATCGAGCTTTTGGTAAAGGCCAAATCCCCGGAAAAAGTAAATCAGGACGGCCTAGAAAAAAATAG
- a CDS encoding IS3 family transposase (programmed frameshift), whose translation MSSSKRYPEEFKIEAVKQVTEKGHSVAEVAARLGTTTHSLYAWIKRYDPQQPKITESGDPLAELAKLKKELQRVTEERDILKKPHGVLRKPVQVRYAFIRDNQRIWPIRRLCSTLDVHHSGYYAWLKQPISETAKKRQQLSGLIKQFWLESGGVYGYRKIHCDLKDTGEGCGINRVYRLMKADGLKSQRGYRKPRAYAGMPSIVSTNTLDRRFNPTQPNQRWVTDITYIRTHEGWLYLAVVIDLFSRLVVGWSMKSRMTTDLVLDALLMALWRRKPKHKVLIHSDQGSQYTSHEWQAFLKHHNLESSMSRRGNCHDNAVAESFFQLLKRERIKKKIYVSRSEARADIFEYIEMFYNSKRRHGSNEQRSPLDYEKAHQKMVMCV comes from the exons ATGAGCAGTAGCAAACGATATCCTGAAGAATTCAAAATTGAAGCAGTAAAGCAAGTGACAGAAAAAGGTCATAGCGTGGCTGAAGTTGCCGCACGCTTAGGTACAACCACGCATAGTCTTTATGCCTGGATTAAACGTTATGATCCTCAACAGCCTAAAATCACAGAATCTGGTGATCCACTGGCGGAATTGGCAAAGCTAAAAAAAGAACTTCAAAGAGTCACAGAAGAAAGAGACATATTAAAAAAGCC CCACGGTGTACTTCGCAAGCCAGTCCAAGTGAGGTATGCCTTTATTCGGGACAACCAGCGTATCTGGCCAATCCGTCGTTTGTGTTCAACTTTAGATGTTCATCACAGCGGCTATTACGCATGGTTAAAGCAACCCATCAGTGAGACTGCTAAGAAACGGCAACAGCTTTCAGGTCTCATTAAACAGTTCTGGCTCGAATCTGGTGGAGTTTATGGCTATCGCAAGATTCACTGTGATTTAAAAGATACCGGTGAAGGCTGTGGAATTAATCGGGTATATCGACTGATGAAAGCGGATGGGCTTAAATCACAGCGTGGCTATCGCAAGCCTAGAGCTTATGCTGGTATGCCAAGTATTGTCTCCACAAACACTTTAGACCGGCGGTTTAATCCAACTCAGCCTAATCAGCGGTGGGTTACTGATATCACCTATATTCGTACACATGAAGGCTGGTTATATCTTGCGGTGGTGATTGATTTATTTTCGCGCCTTGTGGTTGGCTGGTCTATGAAATCGAGAATGACTACAGACCTGGTTTTAGATGCATTACTGATGGCTCTATGGCGAAGGAAGCCGAAGCATAAAGTACTCATTCACTCAGACCAAGGCAGTCAATATACGAGTCATGAATGGCAAGCTTTTCTCAAGCATCATAATCTGGAAAGCAGTATGAGCAGAAGAGGAAATTGCCATGATAATGCTGTTGCTGAGAGCTTCTTTCAGTTGCTAAAGCGAGAGCGTATTAAGAAGAAAATTTACGTATCAAGATCAGAGGCTAGAGCAGACATATTTGAATATATTGAAATGTTTTATAACTCAAAACGACGACATGGTTCCAATGAGCAACGTTCTCCATTAGATTATGAAAAAGCCCATCAAAAGATGGTTATGTGTGTCTAG
- a CDS encoding type III restriction-modification system endonuclease, with the protein MSKGFTFEKNLPHQKTGVDAVLNMFVGAEPQLDNDQRIRLLANPKLVITKQQFSSNIKAIHEFNGIEHSPKYYNEDSNIIDVSMETGTGKTYTYTKTMFELNKAFGINKFIIIVPTLSIKAGTVNFLKSDALKDHFRETERELKIYVVESKTSSKKNTKSFMPQAVHDFVEANNYNKKYIHVMVINSGMVNSPSLTEIYDRGLLDNRYSTPVEAISAIKPLVIIDEPHKFPIGGTTWKNIEKLNAQKIIRYGATFNEDYRNLVYRLTAVDAFNRDLVKGINTFIEEMVGNDVASLTLKKSTTKEATFELNENGLKKIIRIAKGESLAKTHPAIHDLNIESMNTKTAVLSNGVELKVNQSINPYSYSDTLENNMMRKAIKEHFKLEREMLTQRPRIKPLTLFFIDDIEGYRDGNNISGSLKTKFEEWVLAEAQSLLKIEKDEFYKQHLEKMIANIDRVHGGYFSIDNTDKDEKIQQQINEILHDKEWLLSLDNPRRFIFSKWTLREGWDNPNIFTICKLRSSGSTTSKLQEVGRGLRLPVNEFMARVNGEFRLNYFVDFTEKNFVDSLIKEVNETAYKETVPSKLTQELEDKILSKYPNIEALDLMMDLRDGSVNLNNSYK; encoded by the coding sequence ATGAGCAAGGGATTTACTTTTGAAAAAAATCTGCCACATCAAAAAACGGGTGTAGATGCGGTTCTTAATATGTTTGTTGGTGCTGAGCCACAGCTAGACAATGATCAACGAATTAGGCTTTTAGCCAACCCTAAATTAGTGATCACCAAGCAACAATTTAGTTCTAACATCAAAGCTATACATGAGTTTAATGGTATCGAACATAGCCCAAAGTATTACAATGAAGACAGTAATATTATCGATGTGTCGATGGAGACAGGTACGGGTAAAACTTATACTTATACCAAAACTATGTTTGAGTTGAATAAAGCATTCGGGATTAATAAATTTATTATTATTGTTCCGACGCTTTCTATCAAAGCGGGTACTGTAAATTTCCTGAAAAGCGATGCTCTTAAAGACCACTTTAGAGAAACTGAACGTGAGCTTAAGATTTACGTAGTAGAGAGCAAGACATCATCAAAGAAAAATACTAAATCGTTTATGCCTCAAGCAGTCCATGATTTCGTCGAGGCAAATAACTACAATAAAAAATATATTCATGTAATGGTCATCAACTCAGGAATGGTGAACTCACCATCTTTGACTGAAATATATGATCGTGGTTTGCTAGACAATAGATATAGCACCCCTGTTGAGGCGATTAGTGCGATAAAGCCATTGGTAATTATTGATGAACCCCATAAATTTCCTATAGGTGGAACAACCTGGAAGAATATTGAAAAGCTCAATGCTCAAAAAATTATTCGTTATGGTGCAACTTTTAATGAAGACTATCGAAATCTTGTTTATCGCTTAACAGCAGTTGACGCTTTTAATCGTGATCTTGTTAAGGGTATTAACACTTTCATTGAAGAAATGGTTGGTAATGATGTAGCGAGTTTGACGCTAAAAAAATCCACTACTAAAGAAGCAACATTTGAGCTTAATGAAAATGGCTTAAAAAAAATAATTAGAATTGCTAAAGGTGAATCTTTAGCTAAAACTCACCCCGCGATTCACGATTTAAATATTGAATCGATGAATACAAAGACGGCCGTTCTTAGTAATGGAGTTGAGTTAAAAGTTAATCAATCTATTAACCCTTATTCCTACTCAGATACGCTTGAAAACAATATGATGCGGAAAGCGATTAAAGAGCATTTCAAATTAGAAAGAGAAATGTTAACTCAACGGCCTAGAATCAAGCCTCTTACTTTGTTCTTTATAGATGATATTGAAGGTTACCGTGATGGAAATAACATATCTGGAAGTTTAAAAACTAAGTTTGAAGAATGGGTATTGGCTGAAGCACAGTCTCTTCTCAAAATTGAAAAAGATGAGTTTTATAAGCAGCATTTAGAGAAAATGATCGCTAATATAGACCGTGTTCATGGAGGCTACTTTTCAATAGATAACACTGATAAAGATGAAAAAATACAGCAACAAATTAACGAGATTTTGCACGATAAAGAGTGGCTCCTATCACTAGATAACCCTAGACGTTTTATTTTCTCTAAGTGGACGTTGCGAGAAGGTTGGGATAACCCTAACATTTTTACTATCTGTAAGTTGCGTTCTAGTGGTAGCACAACATCTAAACTTCAAGAAGTTGGTCGTGGTCTTCGATTACCAGTAAATGAATTTATGGCTCGTGTGAATGGCGAGTTTAGATTAAATTATTTTGTTGATTTTACAGAGAAAAATTTTGTAGATTCCTTGATTAAGGAAGTGAACGAGACTGCTTATAAAGAAACTGTACCATCTAAACTGACTCAAGAACTAGAAGATAAAATTTTATCTAAATATCCTAATATTGAAGCATTGGACTTAATGATGGATCTGAGAGATGGATCCGTAAATTTGAACAACTCCTATAAGTGA
- a CDS encoding site-specific DNA-methyltransferase: MNFKEETVYSNVETANSKQLAILKKNFPNCFDLDGNFIQERMLEIVKENNIELSKESYSVNWLGKSYSRLLANLPPKTLIHEDVEHNSQEQHKNSKNLLIKGDNLEVLKHLINAYSEKVKMIYIDPPYNTGSDGFVYNDDRKFSKEQLSELAGLDLEEAERILSFADKGSNTHSAWLTFMYPRLYIARELLKEDGIIFISIDDNELSQLKLVCDEIFGESNFIGVISRSTGTRMGSGSRGIARELDYIIIYAKSDIASLNKLPITAEQLVIYNEEDENGKYLLRSLRRTGGENRREDRPSMFFPVINPDGEKVYPIAPEGWESRWVCGKETYKELLEQDKIVWKKVKKDDVEKWQIYQKHYAKDGREVSDLWTSEAGNKKATKEVSALFDGVKVFTNPKSVDLISQVILLGSNDGDLILDFFAGSGTTAHAVLSLNAQRNENRKFISVQLPEKTNTNSVANKHGYEVIFEITKDRILKAAQKIKDMGGSNQGDLGFKIFETVEDFRVKDDEKELTLSNLTMFDDVLLTDEQYSTLLTTWALYDGSALTTPIYEIDLNGYTAHLCDRRLYMISPDFNSDALKALLQKLDDTEDKDFDPNKIVYYANNFDSMRQMELNEALKSYANKKSIEIDVVVRN, from the coding sequence ATGAACTTTAAAGAAGAAACAGTATATTCAAATGTAGAGACTGCAAATAGTAAGCAGCTTGCAATCCTTAAAAAGAACTTCCCCAATTGCTTTGATTTAGATGGAAATTTCATTCAAGAGAGAATGCTTGAAATTGTTAAAGAAAATAATATTGAACTATCGAAAGAAAGTTACTCGGTAAACTGGTTAGGCAAGTCATACTCACGTTTGCTCGCAAATCTACCTCCTAAAACTCTGATCCACGAAGATGTAGAGCATAACTCCCAAGAGCAACACAAAAATAGTAAAAATTTACTTATAAAGGGCGATAATCTTGAGGTTCTGAAGCATCTAATTAATGCTTACAGTGAAAAGGTTAAGATGATCTACATTGATCCTCCTTACAATACTGGCTCAGATGGTTTTGTTTATAACGATGATCGTAAATTTAGCAAAGAGCAGCTTTCTGAACTAGCAGGTCTAGATCTTGAGGAAGCAGAGAGAATTTTAAGTTTTGCAGATAAAGGTTCAAATACTCATAGTGCTTGGTTGACCTTTATGTATCCTAGACTTTATATCGCTCGGGAATTATTAAAAGAAGATGGAATTATCTTCATTTCTATTGATGATAATGAACTATCTCAACTGAAATTAGTATGTGATGAAATATTTGGTGAAAGTAACTTTATCGGAGTCATCTCACGTTCAACAGGAACAAGAATGGGATCTGGAAGCCGGGGTATTGCAAGAGAGCTTGACTACATCATCATATATGCAAAGTCTGATATAGCTAGTTTAAATAAATTGCCAATTACTGCTGAACAATTAGTAATTTACAATGAAGAAGATGAGAATGGAAAGTATTTGTTAAGGTCTTTAAGACGAACTGGTGGTGAGAATCGAAGAGAAGATCGTCCTAGTATGTTTTTCCCAGTAATTAATCCAGACGGTGAAAAAGTTTATCCAATAGCTCCGGAGGGCTGGGAGAGTCGTTGGGTGTGTGGGAAAGAAACTTATAAAGAGTTGCTTGAACAGGATAAAATTGTCTGGAAGAAAGTTAAAAAAGATGATGTTGAAAAGTGGCAAATCTATCAAAAGCATTATGCAAAAGATGGTCGAGAGGTGTCGGATTTGTGGACATCAGAAGCAGGAAATAAAAAAGCTACCAAAGAGGTTAGCGCGTTATTTGATGGGGTGAAAGTTTTTACAAATCCAAAATCTGTGGATCTAATTAGTCAAGTAATTTTATTAGGTTCAAATGATGGTGATTTAATATTAGATTTCTTTGCAGGCTCTGGTACGACTGCTCATGCTGTACTTTCTTTGAATGCACAACGCAATGAAAACAGAAAATTTATTTCTGTTCAACTTCCTGAAAAAACTAATACTAATTCAGTTGCTAATAAGCATGGATATGAGGTGATTTTTGAGATAACAAAAGATCGGATATTAAAAGCCGCACAAAAAATTAAAGATATGGGGGGGAGTAATCAGGGTGATTTAGGGTTTAAAATTTTTGAAACAGTTGAGGACTTCCGTGTTAAAGATGATGAGAAAGAGTTGACGTTATCAAATCTTACAATGTTTGATGATGTTCTTTTGACGGATGAACAATACAGTACATTACTTACAACCTGGGCTTTGTATGATGGTAGTGCGTTAACTACTCCTATTTACGAGATTGATCTAAACGGATATACAGCACATTTATGTGATAGACGCTTATATATGATCTCACCAGATTTCAATAGCGATGCACTTAAAGCTCTTCTTCAAAAGCTTGATGATACTGAAGATAAAGACTTTGATCCGAACAAAATTGTTTACTATGCAAATAACTTCGATAGCATGAGACAAATGGAGCTAAATGAAGCATTGAAGAGCTATGCTAATAAAAAGTCTATCGAAATTGACGTGGTGGTACGCAACTAA